In Macrotis lagotis isolate mMagLag1 chromosome 8, bilby.v1.9.chrom.fasta, whole genome shotgun sequence, a single genomic region encodes these proteins:
- the LOC141494841 gene encoding large ribosomal subunit protein eL39-like, producing MSSHKTFRIKRFLAKKQKQNRPIPQWIRKKTGNKIRYNSKRRHWRRTKLGL from the coding sequence ATGTCCTCTCATAAAACATTCAGAATCAAGAGGTTCCtggccaagaaacagaagcagaatcgtcccattccccagtggattcgGAAGAAAACTGGCAATAAGATCAGGTACAACTCAAAGAGGAGACACTGGAGAAGGACCAAGCTCGGGTTATAA